One part of the Vicia villosa cultivar HV-30 ecotype Madison, WI linkage group LG6, Vvil1.0, whole genome shotgun sequence genome encodes these proteins:
- the LOC131611872 gene encoding uncharacterized protein LOC131611872 yields MGNALCGDQFHVILGNHASINMIKDDDDSDDDDSDDDDEDCECWIMRYNIFMTNCTLMLGKFMDDRDRVNVVVLGLTDHICYGQGDAPGPSNKIMSKYSTNNNQSANMAWLGSEISKNQSQPSASHQQLGLTSQPVLDKRNPNFLPNPPQHGPKENKRLQLIDNQDIKGNGNGNNIEGDQKFKISIPFKFVNNFLKM; encoded by the exons ATGGGAAACGCCCTTTGTGGTGATCAGTTTCATGTAATACTTGGAAACCATGCTTCCATCAACATGATAAAAGATGACGATGACAGCGACGACGATGACAGCGACGACGATGATGAAGATTGCGAGTGTTGGATTATGCGATACAACATATTTATGACAAACTGCACACTCATGCTTGGTAAATTTATGGACGATCGTGACCGTGTCAATGTCGTAGTTCTCGGTCTCACGGACCACATATGTTATGGCCAAG GTGATGCTCCGGGACCGTCCAATAAGATCATGTCTAAATACAGCACAAACAATAATCAATCAGCAAACATGGCCTGGTTGGGGTCGGAGATCTCAAAAaatcagtctcaaccatctgcTTCACACCAACAATTAGGATTAACCTCGCAACCAGTTTTGGACAAAAGAAATCCAAATTTTTTACCAAATCCGCCGCAACATGGTCCTAAGGAAAATAAGAGATTACAGTTGATTGACAATCAAGACATCAAAGGAAATGGGAATGGTAATAATATTGAAGGGGATCAAAAGTTTAAAATTTCTATTCCATTTAAATTTGTCAACAATTTCCTAAAAATGTAA
- the LOC131609330 gene encoding uncharacterized protein LOC131609330 isoform X3, which translates to MTALPSLNVSSKPKMKAIGDIVETSKSSSSDMEIEITMLLYGFMCLLQPQYSYVDGDRSAPAESAKNPSISLQQVGAAGPILLDFAPPSTPSYSSSSKVSVPNPFNRPHAVFLLELNGIKGIESIAQDNAMFSKSS; encoded by the exons ATGACGGCCTTGCCTTCGTTGAATGTTTCTTCTAAGCCGAAGATG AAAGCAATTGGAGATATTGTTGAAACGTCAAAATCGTCTTCATCAGATATGGAGATTGAGATAACAATGCTTCTATATGGTTTTATGTGTCTGTTACAG CCACAATATTCTTATGTTGATGGAGATAGATCAGCTCCTGCTGAATCTGCCAAG AATCCTTCAATTTCGCTTCAACAAGTTGGGGCTGCTGGGCCAATCTTGCTCGATTTTGCACCTCCTTCCACTCCATCATACTCCAGCTCATCCAAG GTTTCGGTTCCTAATCCATTCAATAGGCCTCATGCCGTGTTTCTGCTGGAACTGAATGGAATCAAAG GTATCGAAAGCATTGCCCAGGATAATGCAATGTTCAGCAAGTCATCATAG
- the LOC131609330 gene encoding uncharacterized protein LOC131609330 isoform X4, giving the protein MLRRLPTVLQSQNQKLKGRKLIWNQNVPSMTYRTLCSNSVDTNNRSRKQDNQDSNQWRHGIMELFMVNWIPLSPSGGKPPLRFTGRDGVNPQLGDTDSFRAAVEVEEKPCGHHRSLDFHLLMYDTIFGRYHEYVY; this is encoded by the exons ATGCTTCGGCGATTGCCAACTGTTCTACAATCACAGAATCAGAAATTGAAAGGGAGGAAACTGATCTGGAATCAAAACGTGCCATCGATGACTTACAGGACACTCTGCTCGAACTCAGTAGATACAAATAACAGATCAAGAAAACAAG ATAATCAAGACAGCAACCAGTGGAGGCATGGCATAATGGAGCTCTTTATGGTCAACT GGATACCATTGTCGCCTTCTGGTGGTAAACCGCCGCTTAGATTTACTGGGAGAGACGGTGTGAATCCACAATTAGGTGATACAGATTCGTTTAGAGCAGCGGTTGAGGTGGAGGAGAAACCATGTGGACATCACAG GTCATTAGATTTTCATTTACTGATGTATGACACAATATTTGGAAGATACCATGAATATGTCTACTAA
- the LOC131609330 gene encoding uncharacterized protein LOC131609330 isoform X1, which translates to MLRRLPTVLQSQNQKLKGRKLIWNQNVPSMTYRTLCSNSVDTNNRSRKQGLVLLSKLLNLEPCEFLNKREYNQDSNQWRHGIMELFMVNWIPLSPSGGKPPLRFTGRDGVNPQLGDTDSFRAAVEVEEKPCGHHRSLDFHLLMYDTIFGRYHEYVY; encoded by the exons ATGCTTCGGCGATTGCCAACTGTTCTACAATCACAGAATCAGAAATTGAAAGGGAGGAAACTGATCTGGAATCAAAACGTGCCATCGATGACTTACAGGACACTCTGCTCGAACTCAGTAGATACAAATAACAGATCAAGAAAACAAGGTCTGGTCCTACTCTCGAAGCTATTAAATCTAGAGCCATGCGAGTTCTTAAACAAAAGAGAAT ATAATCAAGACAGCAACCAGTGGAGGCATGGCATAATGGAGCTCTTTATGGTCAACT GGATACCATTGTCGCCTTCTGGTGGTAAACCGCCGCTTAGATTTACTGGGAGAGACGGTGTGAATCCACAATTAGGTGATACAGATTCGTTTAGAGCAGCGGTTGAGGTGGAGGAGAAACCATGTGGACATCACAG GTCATTAGATTTTCATTTACTGATGTATGACACAATATTTGGAAGATACCATGAATATGTCTACTAA
- the LOC131609330 gene encoding uncharacterized protein LOC131609330 isoform X2 gives MLRRLPTVLQSQNQKLKGRKLIWNQNVPSMTYRTLCSNSVDTNNRSRKQGLVLLSKLLNLEPCEFLNKREYNQDSNQWRHGIMELFMVNWIPLSPSGGKPPLRFTGRDGVNPQLGDTDSFRAAVEVEEKPCGHHRFDSADAVISVVF, from the exons ATGCTTCGGCGATTGCCAACTGTTCTACAATCACAGAATCAGAAATTGAAAGGGAGGAAACTGATCTGGAATCAAAACGTGCCATCGATGACTTACAGGACACTCTGCTCGAACTCAGTAGATACAAATAACAGATCAAGAAAACAAGGTCTGGTCCTACTCTCGAAGCTATTAAATCTAGAGCCATGCGAGTTCTTAAACAAAAGAGAAT ATAATCAAGACAGCAACCAGTGGAGGCATGGCATAATGGAGCTCTTTATGGTCAACT GGATACCATTGTCGCCTTCTGGTGGTAAACCGCCGCTTAGATTTACTGGGAGAGACGGTGTGAATCCACAATTAGGTGATACAGATTCGTTTAGAGCAGCGGTTGAGGTGGAGGAGAAACCATGTGGACATCACAGGTTTGATAGCGCCGATGCTGTTATTAGTGTGGTTTTTTAA